GCTTGAGGCCGACCGGGCGGCTGTTCCAATGCGGGATCAGCACCAGCGCCGAGAACAACGCGCAACCGGCGAAGACCAGGAACACCGTGACGGTGTCGAAGTAGCCCGGCAGCAGGCCACCGAGAATCGCCCCGACCGAGCCGCAGCCATTGACGAAACCGGCAGCGGTGGCACCGGCCCTGGCCGTGCCGAAGTCGATGGCCGCCGCGCCGCTGATCATCGAGTCCGGCCCGTACAGGGTCAGGCCCATGACAAACAGCAGGACCACCACCAGCGCCACGCTGCCGGTGTGCAGCGCGCCCATGAACAGCGCCAGGGCCAGGGTCAGCGCCAGCAGGCTGAGCACGCAGGCCGGCATGCGCCGGGCGCCGAACAGCTTGTCCGACGCCAGGCCGATCATGATCGGCCCCAGCAGCCCGGCCAGCTCGAACGCGGTGGGCACGATGGCCGCGCCGACCTTGCCCACCGAAGGCATCTGTTCGTAGACGATCACCGGGCCCCAGAGCAGGATCGCGTAGCGCGCCGGTTTCAACAGGAAATAGGCGAACCCCAGGGTCAGCACCGTGCGGTTGCGCAGGATCTCGCGCAGGGGCGCCCAGACGCTGAGCCGGCCGTGCGCCGCCGCATGTTCGGCGCTTGGCTCGGGTTCCGGGTCCACCGCTGGCAGGCCCACGTCCTGGGGTTTGTCGCGCTGCAGGAAGAAGAACAGCACCGCCACCAGGCCGACCACCGCGGCACTGGAAACAAAGGCCGCGTGCCAGCTGCCGATCGCCGTGTAGGCCCACCAGCCGGCAAAGGGCGAGGCCACCAGGCCGCCGAAGGCATAGCAGGAACTCCACAGCCCCAGCACCCGGCCACGCTGTTCGGCGGCAAAGAAACTGCCGATGTTCTTGCACAGCCCCGACCAGCCAGTGGATTGCGCCAGCCCCTGGACCAGCATGCAGGTGGCGAAGATCGGCAGCGTGGCGAAACTGCCCATCAACAGGGCCGCGGCGGCGGAAATCAGCAGGCCGCCGAGCACCACCACCCGCGGGCCGAAGCGGTCGGCGAGCATGCCCCAGGTGAACTGGCCGACCGCATAGGCCGCCAGGTAGATAGCGTCGAGGTTGGCCATGGCCATCTTGTCCAGATGGAAGGCGGGGTCGTCGGCGATCCCCAGCTTGGCCACGGAAAAAGCTTTGCGAGTGAAGTAGAAAGCGGCGTAGGCGAGCCAGGTGATGGCGAAAATCTGCACGCGCCAACGTTTAATGGTGCTGATCTGCTTGTTCATTGTTCTGACCTCAGGGTGTGAGTGTGCCGGCAGAATTGGGGGAAAACGCCTGGATTTTTTTATTGTTGAGCACGGCGGCACCGCCCTTTTTCGGGGGCGATACCGGTCAGATGAGGCTGGTGGGCGCCGCTGTTCGCGGAGAGTCACGGCACACGCACAGGCTCAGGGCCGGCGGGTGGTCGAACGGCCCGTCAGCGGCTTGCGGCGATGGAAACAAGTGCGGACTAATAAGTGAAATCGATTTATCGTATTTCAAATATAAGTCCAGCTTGTCAGAGGTTCGGCGATGTCGGTTTCCCATGCACAGCTCAAGGCCTTCCATGCCGTGGCCCAGCACGGCAGCTTCACCCGTGCCGCCGAACGGCTGTACCTCACCCAGCCGGCGATCTCCGACCAGGTGCGCAAACTCGAGGAGCGCTTCGGCGTGCAGTTGTTCCATCGCAACAAGCGCTCGGTGCGCCTGACCGACCTGGGCGAACGCCTGCTGGCCATTACCCAGCGCCTGTTCGTAGTCGAGGCCGAGGCCCAGGAACTGCTGCAGGCCTCCCGGGCGCTACAGACCGGCAGCCTGGTCCTTGCCGTGGATGCACCGGTGCATGTGCTGCCGCAGGTTGCACGTTTCTGCGAGCGCTACCCCGGCATCAGCGTGAAGATCGAGACCGGCAATACCGACGAATCGCTGCTGCGCCTGTTCAACTACCAGGCCGACCTGGCCCTGCTCGGGCGCGAGGTCAACGACGAACGCCTGCTCTGCCTGCCCCTGCGCAACGATCCGATGGTGGCTTTCGTTTCCCGCCACCATCCGTGGGCGGGACGCGAATCGATCTGCCTCGGGGACCTGGACGACACGCCGCTGGTGCTGCGCGAAGTCGGCTCGGTGACCCGGCAGACCCTGGAAGAAGAAATGGCCCGGGCCGGCTTGCGCATCCGCCCGGCGATCCAGGTCGAGGGGCGCGAGGCGGCCCGCGAAGCGGTGGTGGTGGGGATTGGCGTGGGGGTGGTGTCGGCCGCCGAGTTCGGCGCCGATGCACGGGTCTGCGCCCTGCCGATCCTCGACTGCGAACGACGCCTGACGGAAACCCTGGTGTGCCTGCGCGAGCAGAGTTCGCGGCGGGTGGTGGCGAGCTTTCTGGAGATGGTCCGCGAGAGCCTGGACGTACCCGGCTAGCCCCCCGCCGGGCTCTACCCGCCCGGCGCCAGCCCCATGAACGCCTGGATCAGGCGCAGCTCGCGGCGCCGCTCCAGGCAGCCGATCAGGTGGCGGTTCAGCAGCCCTGCGCCGATGATCGGCACCGCCCGCACCCGCGGGTCGGGGCTCAGTTCCAGGGACGACACCACACCGACCCCCAGCTGCGCCGCCACCGCCTCGGTCACCGCTTCGCGGCTGTCCAGTTCCAGCAGCACCTTGGGCGTCACCGCGGCCTGGGCGCAGGCGCGGTCGAAGGTGCGGCGGGTGATCGAACCGGGCTCGCGCAGGACCATGATCACCTGGTCCAGTTGCTCCAGCCTCAGCCCCTCGGGCTCGGCCGCCCACGGATGGCCGTCCGGCACCAGGGCGCAGATCCGCGACTCGCCGAGGCTTTGCAGGTGCAGGCCCTTGCGCGGCTCGACTTCGGTCAGCACCGCCACGTCGGCGTGCTCCGAGAGCAGGGCCGCCAGGGTTTCCTGGGCATTGCCTAGGCGCAGGTTGACGGTGACTCCCGGATAGCGCGCCCGCAGGCTGGCCAGCATCGGCATGACCATGTGCGGGCCATCCGCCGCCACTTCCAGGCGTCCGGTGAGCAACTGCCGGTTGGCTTCGAGCATCGCCTGGGCCTCTTCGGCCAGGCCGAACATGGCGCGGGTGATCGCCGCCAGCTTGGTGCCCTCCTCGGTCAGCTCGACCCGGCGCGCGGTGCGGCGCAGCAAGGTGATCTGGTAATGCTCCTCCAGGGCCTTGATGTGCCCGGTGACCGCCGGCTGGCTGATGAACAGCCGCGCGGCGGCCCGGGTGAAGCTGCCTTCACGGGCCACGGCATCGAATGCGCGCAGTTGGAACAGGTTCATATCTATCGGCCTCACTTATGGCAGGCATAACAACAAACAATTTGATTGATAACAAGCCAAACTGCAATTTAGGTCCCGTAGTTTTCACCCACAGCGCATCCCATAGCGCTTCTGCGAGGACACCTGAATGAGTACCGCCGCGCCTATCCTGCTCACTCCCGGCCCCCTGACCACCTCGGCCCGTACCCGCCAGGCGATGATGGTGGACTGGGGTTCATGGGATGACCGCTTCAACCAATTGACCGCCAGCCTCTGCGAGCGCCTGCTGGCCATCGTCGACGGCGCCGCCAGCCACCACTGCGTGCCCCTGCAAGGCAGCGGCACCTTCGCCGTGGAAGCCGCCATCGGCACCCTGGTGCCCCGCGACGGCAAGGTGCTGGTGCTGATCAACGGTGCCTACGGCAAGCGCCTGGCGAAAATCTGCGAAGTCCTGGGGCGCGACTTCAGCACCTTCGAAACCGCCGAAGACCAGCCGACCACTGCGGCCGACGTCGACCGCCTGCTGCGGGCCGATGCCGCCATTACCCACGTAGCGCTGATCCACTGCGAAACCAGCACCGGGATCCTCAACCCGCTGGCGGACATCGCCCAGGTGATCGCCGGCCATGGCAAGCGCCTGATCATCGACGCCATGAGCTCCTTCGGCGCACTGCCGATCGACGCCCGAACCCTCCCCTTCGACGCGCTGATCGCCGCGTCCGGCAAATGCCTGGAAGGCGTGCCCGGCATGGGTTTCGTCTTCGCCCGCAAGGAGACCCTGGCCGCGGCCGCCGGCAACAGCCACTCGCTGGCCATGGACCTGCACGACCAGCACGCCTACATGGCCAGGACCGGGCAATGGCGCTTCACCCCGCCCACGCACGTGGTCGCGGCGCTGCATGAAGCCCTGCTGCAATACCACGAGGAAGGCGGCCTGGCGGCGCGCCACCAGCGCTATGCCGACAACTGCCGGGCCCTGCTCGACGGCATGACGCAACTGGGCCTGCGCAGCTTCCTGCCGGCGCAGATCCAGGCGCCGATCATCGTCACCTTCCACGCCCCGAGAGACCCGCGCTATCAGTTCAAGGAATTCTACGAGCGGGTCAAGGCCAAGGGTTTCATTCTCTACCCCGGCAAGCTGACCCAGGTCGAGACCTTCCGCGTCGGCTGCATCGGCCACGTCGACCAGGACGGCATGCGCGCCGCGGTCCAGGCCATCGCCGAAGTGCTGCAAGAAATGGAAGTGCTCGACATCTAACCCCACACAACCTGTAGGAGCGAGCGGGCGGCGATCCGACTTGCCCGCGATCGCAGGCACTGCGTTCCTTCAGGTCAACCCCGTCATCGTTCATCGCGGGCACGCCTCGCTCCTACATACACAGGCATCGACACATGAACTACAACACCCCCAACCAGCTGCAAGCCGCCATCCTCGACTGGGCCGGCACCGTGGTCGATTTCGGCTCCTTCGCTCCGACCCAGATTTTCGTCGAGGCCTTCGCCGAGTTCGACGTCCGGGTGTCCATCGAAGAAGCCCGCGGCCCGATGGGCATGGGCAAATGGGACCATATCCGTACCCTGTGCAACCTGCCGGAAGTCGCCGAGCGTTATCGCCAGGTGTTCGGCCGCACCCCGACCGACGCTGACGTCACCGCCATCTACCAGCGCTTCATGCCGCTGCAGATCGAGAAGATCGCCGAACACTCCGCGCTGATCCCCGGCGCCCTGGACACCATCGCCAACCTGCGCCGCCAAGGCATCAGGATCGGCTCCTGCTCCGGCTATCCCAAGCAAGTCATGGACAAGGTGGTGGAGCTGGCGGCGAGCAACGGCTACGTCGCCGACCATGTGGTGGCCACCGATGAAGTGCCCAACGGCCGCCCGTGGCCGGCCCAGGCCCTGGCCAACGTGATCGCCCTGGGGATCGACGATGTCGCCGCCTGCGTGAAGATCGACGACACCGTGCCGGGCATTCTCGAAGGCCGGCGCGCCGGCATGTGGACCGTGGCGCTGCTCTGCTCCGGCAACGCCCTGGGCCTGACCTACGAGGCCTACCGCGCCCTGGGCAGCGATACCCTGGCCAGCGAACGCCAGCGCATCCAGGCGCTGTTCGAAGGGTCGCGCCCGCACTACATGATCGACACCATCACCGACCTGCCGCAGGTCATCGCCGACATCAACAAGCGCCTGGCCAACGGCGAAATGCCGCAAAGCAGCTGACCGCGAGGGTTCGCCAGGCACAAAACGGCAGCACCGATCCGGTGCTGTCGTTTTTTTTACCGGCACCGCCGCAAACCGCGCATTTGCCCCGCGCAGAGCCTCGGAAACAGGATTACAGTTACAGCACTCCGCCGCTTAGAACGGAGACTACTGACCTGATGAACGAGGAAGGCGCTATGCCCTGGAAGAACTCCGACAGCCGTTACAGCACGGTGTCGATTGCATTGCATTGGCTGATGCTGGTGTTGTTGATCGCGGTGTACGCCTGCATCGAATTACGCGGGATCTTTCCCAAGGGCAGTGGGGGTCGGACGCTGATCAAGGAAGCGCATTTCATGCTCGGCCTGACAGTGTTCGTGCTGGTCTGGCTGCGGCTGTTCGCCCGTAGCCTGGGGGTAGCGCCGAAGATCCTGCCGGCCCCGCCGACCTGGCAGCAGGTGCTGGCCAAGTTGATGCATTGGGCCCTGTACCTGTTCATGATCGCGATGCCGATCCTCGGCTGGCTGATCACCAGCGCAGAAGGCCACCAAGTGATGTTCTACGGCATCGACCTGCCGCTGCTGGTGGCCGAGAACAAGCCTTTGGCCAAGCAGGTCGAAGGCTGGCACGTGCTGCTGGGCACCATCGGCTATTGGCTGATCGGGCTGCACGCGGGGGCCGGCCTCTATCACCACTACTTCGTGCGCGACAACACCCTGCAACGCATGCTGCCCAAGCGCGGCTAAGCGCGCCCCGGCAGGGCAAAACCCCGGCGGCCCTGCAACCCGCCGGTGTGCACGAAGATCAACCGGCTGCCGGCGGCGAAACGCCCGGCCTCCACCTGTTGCTGCAAGGCCAGCAAGGCCTTGCCGGTGTACAGCGGCTCCAGGGGGAGGCCGCTGTGCCGTTCGGTCTCATCGATAAACGCCAGCAGCGCCGGATCGACCTTGGCGAAGCCGCCGCGACTGCTGTCCAGCAGTTCATAACCCGCAGCCTGCCTCCCCGCCTCCTGCACAATCGCCGTCACCCGTCGGGCCACGCCGTGATCGTCCGGCACCGCCAGGGCGCCATACACCGGATGGCCGCCAGCCTCCGCCAGCACCAGCCCGGCCAGGGTGGTGCCGGTACCGGCGGCCAGCCACCAGGCTTGATAATCCTCCCAGCCCAGCGCGCTCAACTGGCCGCGGACCTGGCTCACCAGCGGCATGCAACCGCTGGCGCCGAGCAAGCCGCCACCGCCCTCCGCCACCGGCAACAGCTCGGGGTATTGCGCCTGCCAGGGCTGCCAGAACCCGGGTTCGTGTCGAGCGCGGTAGCCGGCGTAACCGAGCCAGTGCAGAGCCATGCCGAAGCCTTGCAGGTCGCGCACGGTGGGCGTGTCCTGCGGGTGGCCGCGCAGCAGGCCCACAGTGGCAAAGCCAAAGCGCTGGCCGGCGGCCGCCAGCGCATGCAGGTGATTGGAATGCGCGCCGCCCAGGCTGATCAGGCCACGAGCGCCGGTTTCCCGAGCCCGTGCCAGATGCGGGGCGAGCTTGAACCATTTGTTGCCGCTGATCAGTGGATCGATCAGGTCCAGGCGCAGCACCGCCACCTCGACGCCGGCACGGGACAGCCAGTCGAGGACCAGGGGTTGCAGGGGTGCGTTCGGCAGGTTGGGGAAAGGGCCGAGACTCATAAAGCAAGACGGTGATGCATGGCGGGCGGGTTCTGGGTGGCGAAGGTGGGGAGTCTATCAGCCTGGAGGGCCCTATCGCGGGCAAGTCGGAACAGTCACAAAAAAGCCACCGGGACCCTGCACAGAGTCGCGGTGGCTGTCGTTACCGGCGAATCAGAGTTCGGCGGCCAGGCGCGAGCCCTGGTTGATCGCACGCTTGGCGTCCAGCTCGGCGGCCACGTCGGCGCCGCCGATCAGGTGCACGTTCTGCCCGGCGGCCAGCAGGCCTTCATGCAATTCGCGCAGCGGGTCCTGGCCGGCGCAGATCACCACGTTGTCCACTGGCAGCACCTGTGGCTCGCCGCTCTCGCCGATACGGATATGCAGGCCCGCGTCGTCGATCTTCAGGTACTCGACACTGTTGAGCATCTGCACCTGCTTGTTCTTCAAGCCGGTGCGATGGATCCAGCCGGTGGTCTTGCCCAGGCCGTCGCCGACCTTGGAAGTCTTGCGCTGTAGCAGGAAGACCTGGCGCGCCGGGGCATGCGGCTCGGGCTTGATGCCGGCCACCCCGCCACGGGCCTCCAGGTGCGTATCGATGCCCCATTCCTTCCAGAACGCTTCGCGGTCCTGGCTGGTGGCCACGCCCTGGTGCACGAGGAACTCGGAGACGTCGAAGCCGATACCGCCGGCGCCGATCACTGCCACGCTCCGGCCCACCGGCTTGCGCTGCAGCAACACGTCCAGGTAGCTCAGTACCTTGGCGTGGTCGACACCCGGAATCGCCGGCGTGCGCGGCGCGATACCGGTGGCCAGGATGATTTCGTCATAACCGCCCGCCACCAGTTGCGCGACATCGACCCGCTGGTTGAGGCACAGCTCGACGTGGGTGGTCTGCAGCTTGCGCTTGAAGTAGCGCAGGGTTTCATAGAACTCTTCCTTACCCGGCACCCGCTTGGCGACATTGAACTGGCCGCCGATTTCGCTGGCCGAATCGAACAGCGTCACCTGGTGGCCGCGTTCGGCCGCCACGGTCGCCGCCGACAACCCGGCAGGGCCGGCGCCGACCACGGCAATCTTCTTGATCTGCTGCACCGGCAGGTAGTTGAGTTCGGTCTCATGGCAGGCCCGCGGGTTGACCAGGCAACTGGTGAGCTTGCCGCCGAAGGTGTGGTCCAGGCACGCCTGGTTGCAACCGATGCAGGTATTGATTTCATCGCCACGCCCGGCGGCCGCCTTGTTGACGAACTCCGGGTCGGCGAGGAATGGCCGCGCCATGGACACCATGTCGGCGTCGCCTTCGGCGAGGATCTGCTCGGCCACTTCCGGGGTGTTGATGCGGTTGGTGGTGATCAGCGGGATCGATACCGAACCGCGCAACTTGGCCGTGACCTTGCTGAAAGCGGCGCGCGGCACCTTGGTGGCGATGGTCGGGATCCGCGCTTCGTGCCAGCCGATGCCGGTGTTGATAATGGTCGCGCCAGCCTGCTCGATGGCCTTGGCCAGTTGCACGATTTCTTCCCAGGTGCTGCCGCCCTCCACCAGGTCGAGCATTGACAGGCGGAAGATGATGATGAAGTTCGGGCCCACCGCCTCGCGCACCCGGCGGACGATTTCCACCGGCAGGCGCATGCGGTTCTCGTAGCTGCCGCCCCAACGGTCGGTACGGTGGTTGGTGTGCGCGGCGAGGAACTGGTTGATGAAGTAGCCTTCGGAGCCCATGATCTCGACGCCGTCGTATTCGGCCTGCTGCGCCAGGGTGGAGCAGGTGACGAAATCGCGGATCTGTTTCTCGATGCCTTCCTCGTCCAGTTCCTTGGGCTTGAACGGGTTGATCGGCGCCTGGATGGCGCTCGGCGCCACCTGTTTCGGGCTGTAGGCGTACCGCCCGGCATGCAGGATCTGCATGCAGATCTTGCCGCCGGCCTCATGCACCGCCCGGGTAACGATACGGTGCTTGAGCGCCTCCTCCTCGGTGGTCAGCTTGGCCGCGCCGGAATACACCCCGCCTTCGTCGTTGGGGCCGATGCCACCCGTCACCATCAGCCCCACGCCGCCACGGGCGCGCTCGGCGAAGTAGGCCGCCATGCGCTCGAAACCGCCGGGCTTTTCTTCCAGGCCGGTGTGCATCGAGCCCATCAGGGTGCGGTTGCGCAGGGTGGTAAAGCCCAGGTCCAGCGGGGCCAGCAAATGCGGGTAGTGAGCGGCGGCCATCGGTAACTCCACATCGAAACGATCACGGAAAGAATGCGGAAGCTCTGCGGCCTCCGTCGGTCATGCTCGACAGACTAAGAGCAGCCCCCCAGGCGCTCAATGACCGTAACTGACAACTTATTGATCCAAATGCGCAGCCCGCCCTTGGCAACCGAGAACATGCGCCCTACCCTAGTCAGCGAATCCCGCACACGGCTGCCGACTGCTTTCCCATGCGCACACTTCTGTATTTCACCTTCTCCCTGGCGCTGATCGCCGCACTGACCAGCTATACGCTATGGACCCGCGAGCGGCCGATCGGGCACTACCTGTCCGACCTGCGCATCCAGCTGGCGGTGGACCAGGGCACCCCCGCCGACAACGGCAACCTGCTGGGCATCCAGCCGGAACTGTTCCCCACCGACTACCAGAGCCCCGAGCGTCTGCACCGCAAGCTCGCCGCCTACCTGCAACAGGCCCGCGACCAGGGGCTGCTGAACGACAAGACCGTGGTCGTGCTGCCGGAACACATCGGCACCTGGCTGATGCTCAGCGGCGAGAAAAACGAGCTGTACCAGGCCGCCAGCCTGAAGGAAGCGATGAACTGGCTGGCGGTGAGCAACCCCCTGCCCTTCCTGCGCGCCCTGATCACTGCCAAGGGCGACAGTCGCCTGGACGACGCCCATCTGCGGATGAAGGCCCCGAGCATGGCCGAGCAGTACCAGCGCCTATTCGGCGGCCTGGCCAAGGAATTCCGCATCACCCTGGTGGCCGGTTCCATCGTCCTGCCGGAACCGGTGATCGAAGGCAGCAACCTGCAGATCGGCAGTGGCGCGCTGTACAACACCACCCTGGTGTTCGGTCGCGATGGCCTGCCGCTTGGCCAGCCCCAGCGCCAGCTGTACCCGAGCTTCGACGAACGCGGTTTCATCAAGGCCAGCGCCGACCAGGCGGTCCAGGTCGTCGACACCCCCGCCGGCCGCCTGGGCGTGCTGATCGGCAGCGACAGCTGGTACCCGGACAACTACCGCAAGCTCGATGCCCAGGGCGCCCAGTTGGTGGCGGTGCCGGCCTTCGTCCTGGGCCGCGGCGCCTGGGAGCGGCCATGGCGCGGCTACAAGAACCTCGCGACGCCGAGCGAGGTCAGCCTCAAGCCCGAAGAAGTCAGCGAAGGCGAAGCCTGGCGCCGCCTGACCCTGACCAGCCGGGCGCCCAGCAGCCTGGCCAGCGCCGGTGTCAGCGTGTTCCTGCGCGGCCAGTTCTGGGATCAGGGCAGCGCCGGGCAAAGCTTCATCAACGCCAGGGGCGAGAACTTCGCCGATGGCGACGCCCGCGGCGCACGCTTGCTGAATATCTGGTTGTAAGCCCGTGAAGCCCCAACCGATGCGCCTCGGAGACCTGTCGGTCGGCTTCGTCCATAGCCTGGCCGATGCCGTACGCGGCCATGGCATCGACCCGCAACCGCTGCTGGAGCAATACGGCCTGGACACCGCGCGCCTGGCCGAGGCCGGTGCACGACTGTCGATCCCGCGCTACATGCGCCTGGGCCACGCGGCGATCCAGCTGACCGGCGACCCGGCCCTGGGCTTGCGCATGGGCCAGCTCAGCCGCCTGAGCCAGGCCGGCCTGGCGGGTGTCACCGCGGCCCAGGCCCCCACCGTGCGCGAGGCGGCTCGCTGCCTGACCCGCTTCGAGGCCTTGTATGGCTCGAACTACCGCGGCCAGTCGAGCTTCCACGAAGATGCCGATGGCGCCTGGCTGCGCTTCTACTCCATCAGCCCCTACAACGCGTACAACCGCTTCGTGGTGGATTCGATCCTCGCCGGTTGGCTGCAGCAACTGGGCAGCCTTGGCGCGCCGGTCAGGGCCGAACGCATCGAGATCGAGTTTGCCCAGACCGATTACCGCGAGCGCTACGACGTCCTGGGGGATTGCCCGATCCAGTTCGGCGCCGAGCACAATCAGTTGCGCCTGGGCCAGGCCACCCTCGCCCAGCGCAATGCCGGGCACTGCCCCAGCACCTGGCAACAACTGCTCAAACTGTGCGAACGGGAACTGGAGCAACTGACCCGCACCCGCAGCCTGCGCGAACGCATCACGCAGTTGCTGGGGCCGTTGCTCAGTGGTGGCCGGGAGCCCGACCTGGAGGAAGTGGCGGCACGCCTGAAGCTGCCGACCTGGACGCTACGCCGCAAACTCGCCGAGGAAGGCACGCAGTTTCGCGCCATTCTCAACGACACCCGGCGCGATCTGGCCATGACCTACATTCGCGATACCGAACTGGCCTTCGGGGAAATTGCCTACCTGTTGGGCTTTGCCTCGGCCGAGGCCTTTCAACGGGCCTTCAAGCGCTGGAGCGGCCAGACACCGGGCGAGTTTCGCCGCAGCCACCGCCAGTCCGCCTGAAAAAAAAAGCCACCGGCGTTACAGCTCGGTGGCGTCTTCTGCGGGTTCCAGCGGGTCCAGTTCGAAAGCCTGGAATTCCAGCAGTTCTTCTTGGTAATCGTCCATGGCGGACTCCTTGTTGCAGAGAGGTGAATAACCTTGCTCGGTGATTTTCCTACTGACCTTGGCTAGCAGCATAAAGTGCCGGTATGACAGAAAAAATACCTCGCACCCGCCTTCGCCCTGCAAAAGAAACGTAATCGCCAGCGACCGATTTACCCGGGTCGGACCATTGCCCGCATCAGGGATGCGGCAATCGCGGGAACGCCCTGTCCGGGTCGGCCCCGCGAGGCCGGAGTTTTACTGCGGCAGCGCCGGAATCGGCTCTGTGGGTGGCGGCAGGGTGCTGGCGGGAGGCGGCGTGACGGTTTCGACGGACGGGGCCGGAGTCGGTTCCACGGGACCGCTCGGCGCAATCGGGGCGGCTTCGGCAGGCGCGGCCTGGGGTTGCGAGAAGTTCGACTCAGGCGGCGCGCTCGGAGCCGCGGGCGCTGCCGGCTCGGCTGCCGGGGCTGCCGGCGCCGGCTGCGGGCTCGCTGGGGCCACCGGGGCCGCCGCAGGTTCTACGGGCTTGGCCTCGGGCACGCCCAGATCGGTCTTGGGCTTCTCGATGATATGCGCGGCCTTTTTCGCTTCCTGCGGCAGGAACAGCTCCACCAGGGCGAAATAACGTTCGTAGAACTTCGCCGAGGAAACCGTCTCGCTGGCGACCTTGACCATGGAATCGTCGGTCGAGCCGATCGGCATCGACACCGAGCCCAGCACGCCCACCCCGAGGCTCGCCGAGTTGTTGACCTTCTTCAGCGCATAACGGTCCTGCAGGGCATTGGCGAACACCGTGGAATGGCGATCGCCGCTGCCGTCCTGGGCACAGACCACACTGAAGCTGATCTCCAGGTGGGTCTCGCCTGTCTGCTGGAAGCTCTTGTGCCCGTTGACCAGCTTCGGATCGCTGCTGGTGATGATGTAGCCCTGGCTGAGCAAGGCACGGCGGGCCGCCTCGCAGGAAGCTGTGTCACTCACCGGGTAATTGCGCGAAAAGGTGCCGGAATCATCGAAGTGTTCATGCTCGTAAATGGCCGTCTTCTGCGACGAGCAACCGGCAACGGCGGCCAACAGCATCAACCCGGCAGTGCGCAGGTGAAATGGTCTAAACATCGAAAATCCTGAGGGAAACGTCCGGGGCGTATTGTGCAACAGTTCAAGGTCGCAGGGCGCGCGGATTAGTGTCTTAAAATTAATACAAGTCTACTGACCCTGGTTTGCCGGAAAAAGTCGCTCGCACAGATGATCGATGAACACGCGCAGCTTGGCGGCGGCGTGGCGGCTGGACGGCCAGAGCACCCAGAACACCCCGCTGTGCTCCAGATGCGTATCGAGCACGCGCTGCAATTCGCCCCGCGCGACCGCCTCGCTCACCATGAAATCGGGCAGGCAGGCGATGCCCTGGTCGCGGCGTACCACATACTCCAGGGCCTCGATGGAGGTGCTGACCAGGCGCGTCGGCAGCAGCGGTTCCG
This portion of the Pseudomonas sp. MRSN 12121 genome encodes:
- a CDS encoding MFS transporter produces the protein MNKQISTIKRWRVQIFAITWLAYAAFYFTRKAFSVAKLGIADDPAFHLDKMAMANLDAIYLAAYAVGQFTWGMLADRFGPRVVVLGGLLISAAAALLMGSFATLPIFATCMLVQGLAQSTGWSGLCKNIGSFFAAEQRGRVLGLWSSCYAFGGLVASPFAGWWAYTAIGSWHAAFVSSAAVVGLVAVLFFFLQRDKPQDVGLPAVDPEPEPSAEHAAAHGRLSVWAPLREILRNRTVLTLGFAYFLLKPARYAILLWGPVIVYEQMPSVGKVGAAIVPTAFELAGLLGPIMIGLASDKLFGARRMPACVLSLLALTLALALFMGALHTGSVALVVVLLFVMGLTLYGPDSMISGAAAIDFGTARAGATAAGFVNGCGSVGAILGGLLPGYFDTVTVFLVFAGCALFSALVLIPHWNSRPVGLKPHCAFVPNRPLSIKPLRG
- a CDS encoding LysR family transcriptional regulator, which encodes MSVSHAQLKAFHAVAQHGSFTRAAERLYLTQPAISDQVRKLEERFGVQLFHRNKRSVRLTDLGERLLAITQRLFVVEAEAQELLQASRALQTGSLVLAVDAPVHVLPQVARFCERYPGISVKIETGNTDESLLRLFNYQADLALLGREVNDERLLCLPLRNDPMVAFVSRHHPWAGRESICLGDLDDTPLVLREVGSVTRQTLEEEMARAGLRIRPAIQVEGREAAREAVVVGIGVGVVSAAEFGADARVCALPILDCERRLTETLVCLREQSSRRVVASFLEMVRESLDVPG
- a CDS encoding LysR substrate-binding domain-containing protein; its protein translation is MNLFQLRAFDAVAREGSFTRAAARLFISQPAVTGHIKALEEHYQITLLRRTARRVELTEEGTKLAAITRAMFGLAEEAQAMLEANRQLLTGRLEVAADGPHMVMPMLASLRARYPGVTVNLRLGNAQETLAALLSEHADVAVLTEVEPRKGLHLQSLGESRICALVPDGHPWAAEPEGLRLEQLDQVIMVLREPGSITRRTFDRACAQAAVTPKVLLELDSREAVTEAVAAQLGVGVVSSLELSPDPRVRAVPIIGAGLLNRHLIGCLERRRELRLIQAFMGLAPGG
- a CDS encoding 2-aminoethylphosphonate--pyruvate transaminase; translated protein: MSTAAPILLTPGPLTTSARTRQAMMVDWGSWDDRFNQLTASLCERLLAIVDGAASHHCVPLQGSGTFAVEAAIGTLVPRDGKVLVLINGAYGKRLAKICEVLGRDFSTFETAEDQPTTAADVDRLLRADAAITHVALIHCETSTGILNPLADIAQVIAGHGKRLIIDAMSSFGALPIDARTLPFDALIAASGKCLEGVPGMGFVFARKETLAAAAGNSHSLAMDLHDQHAYMARTGQWRFTPPTHVVAALHEALLQYHEEGGLAARHQRYADNCRALLDGMTQLGLRSFLPAQIQAPIIVTFHAPRDPRYQFKEFYERVKAKGFILYPGKLTQVETFRVGCIGHVDQDGMRAAVQAIAEVLQEMEVLDI
- the phnX gene encoding phosphonoacetaldehyde hydrolase, translated to MNYNTPNQLQAAILDWAGTVVDFGSFAPTQIFVEAFAEFDVRVSIEEARGPMGMGKWDHIRTLCNLPEVAERYRQVFGRTPTDADVTAIYQRFMPLQIEKIAEHSALIPGALDTIANLRRQGIRIGSCSGYPKQVMDKVVELAASNGYVADHVVATDEVPNGRPWPAQALANVIALGIDDVAACVKIDDTVPGILEGRRAGMWTVALLCSGNALGLTYEAYRALGSDTLASERQRIQALFEGSRPHYMIDTITDLPQVIADINKRLANGEMPQSS
- a CDS encoding cytochrome b; this translates as MPWKNSDSRYSTVSIALHWLMLVLLIAVYACIELRGIFPKGSGGRTLIKEAHFMLGLTVFVLVWLRLFARSLGVAPKILPAPPTWQQVLAKLMHWALYLFMIAMPILGWLITSAEGHQVMFYGIDLPLLVAENKPLAKQVEGWHVLLGTIGYWLIGLHAGAGLYHHYFVRDNTLQRMLPKRG
- a CDS encoding 1-aminocyclopropane-1-carboxylate deaminase/D-cysteine desulfhydrase gives rise to the protein MSLGPFPNLPNAPLQPLVLDWLSRAGVEVAVLRLDLIDPLISGNKWFKLAPHLARARETGARGLISLGGAHSNHLHALAAAGQRFGFATVGLLRGHPQDTPTVRDLQGFGMALHWLGYAGYRARHEPGFWQPWQAQYPELLPVAEGGGGLLGASGCMPLVSQVRGQLSALGWEDYQAWWLAAGTGTTLAGLVLAEAGGHPVYGALAVPDDHGVARRVTAIVQEAGRQAAGYELLDSSRGGFAKVDPALLAFIDETERHSGLPLEPLYTGKALLALQQQVEAGRFAAGSRLIFVHTGGLQGRRGFALPGRA